AGCCAAGAAATGGTCAAAAGAGGGTTCTAACTTGGGATGAGAGGAAAAAGATTGCCAGAGGTGCAGCCAAAGGGCTATGTTTCCTTCACCACAATTGCATTCCTCACATCATTCATCGGGATATGAAATCGAGCAACGTTCTACTAGACCGTGAAATGGAGGCAAGGGTATCGGACTTCGGAATGGCTAGGCTTATAAGTGCTCTTGACACGCATTTAAGCGTCAGTACGCTAGCCGGGACGACTGGATACGTGCCCCCCGAGTACTACCAGAGCTTCCGTTGCACAGCAAAGGGTGACGTTTATTTGTTCAGAGTCATCCTTTTGGAACTCCTGACAGGGAAAGGCCAACCGATAAGGAGGATTTTGGTGACACAAATTTGGTGGGGTGGGTGAAAACTAAGGTGAGAGAAGGCAAAGGTATGGAGGTTATAAACACGGAATTGTTGTCCGTCACTAAAGGTAATGAAGAATCCGAGGTCGAAGAAGTTAAGGAGATGGTGAAGTATTTGGAGATAAC
This window of the Primulina huaijiensis isolate GDHJ02 unplaced genomic scaffold, ASM1229523v2 scaffold20025, whole genome shotgun sequence genome carries:
- the LOC140966152 gene encoding serine/threonine-protein kinase BRI1-like 2, yielding MLGSLQASHATTTWKIEKEKEPLSINVATFQRELRKLKFSQLIEATNGFSAASLIGSGGFGEVFKATLKDGSSVAIKKLIRLSCRGDREFMEYGSLEEMLHGKPRNGQKRVLTWDERKKIARGAAKGLCFLHHNCIPHIIHRDMKSSNVLLDREMEARVSDFGMARLISALDTHLSSHPFGTPDRERPTDKEDFGDTNLVGWVKTKVREGKGMEVINTELLSVTKGNEESEVEEVKEMVKYLEITMQCVDDFPSKRPNMLQVVAMLRELMGNSS